One region of Hoeflea sp. 108 genomic DNA includes:
- a CDS encoding PhoH family protein codes for MSAAELKNLPSGASDMAHIVLTFDNNKLASALYGQFDENLARLEQKLGVDIRSRGNQLTIKGSAQAAEQARRALDHLYAILQKGGEVAQSDVDGAVRMAVAPDDQLTLPTLERKGKMAAAQISTRKRTIYARSLNQDAYMRALERSELVFGIGPAGTGKTYLAVAHAAMLLERGMVERIILSRPAVEAGERLGFLPGDMKEKVDPYLRPLYDALYDMMPADKVERAIAAEVIEIAPLAFMRGRTLAHSAVILDEAQNTTSMQMKMFLTRLGENSRMIITGDPTQIDLPPNTKSGLVEALRILDGIPGAVTVRFNDTDVVRHPLVAEIVRAYDRDGKMARGLASED; via the coding sequence TTGAGCGCTGCTGAACTCAAGAACCTGCCCTCCGGGGCGTCTGACATGGCGCACATCGTACTGACCTTCGACAACAACAAGCTTGCCAGTGCGCTGTACGGCCAGTTCGACGAAAATCTCGCGCGGCTCGAGCAGAAACTCGGCGTCGATATCCGCTCACGCGGCAACCAGCTTACCATCAAGGGCAGCGCGCAGGCCGCCGAGCAGGCACGCCGGGCGCTCGACCATCTTTATGCCATCCTGCAGAAAGGCGGCGAAGTGGCTCAATCCGACGTGGACGGCGCCGTCCGCATGGCGGTCGCGCCCGACGACCAGCTGACGCTGCCGACGCTGGAGCGCAAGGGCAAGATGGCGGCTGCCCAGATCTCGACGCGCAAGCGCACCATCTATGCCCGCTCACTCAACCAGGACGCCTATATGCGGGCGCTGGAGCGTTCGGAGCTCGTCTTCGGCATCGGCCCTGCCGGCACCGGCAAGACCTATCTGGCGGTGGCGCACGCCGCCATGCTGCTCGAACGCGGCATGGTCGAGCGCATCATCCTGTCGCGTCCGGCGGTGGAAGCGGGCGAACGCCTCGGCTTCCTGCCCGGCGACATGAAGGAGAAGGTCGATCCCTACCTGCGTCCGCTCTATGATGCGCTCTACGACATGATGCCGGCCGACAAGGTCGAGCGCGCCATCGCCGCAGAGGTCATCGAGATCGCGCCGCTGGCCTTCATGCGCGGCCGCACGCTGGCGCATTCGGCCGTCATCCTGGACGAGGCGCAGAACACCACCTCAATGCAGATGAAGATGTTCCTGACGCGACTCGGCGAGAACTCGCGCATGATCATCACCGGCGACCCGACTCAGATCGACCTGCCGCCCAACACCAAGTCGGGCCTGGTCGAGGCGCTGCGCATTCTCGATGGAATTCCGGGTGCCGTGACGGTGCGCTTCAACGACACCGACGTCGTCCGCCACCCGCTTGTCGCCGAAATCGTCAGGGCCTACGACCGTGACGGCAAGATGGCACGCGGCCTTGCCAGCGAAGACTGA
- the ybeY gene encoding rRNA maturation RNase YbeY, with product MTPDKQTPVAAGVDLDIDVMVEAGGWADEAALRALVERAVPAAFAEAEVEGGEGVELSLVFTDDEAIQKLNAEWRDKDKPTNVLSFPAFPVEPGDPLPPMLGDIVLAYETVVREAELEQKPLENHITHLIIHGLLHLLGYDHETDDEAEEMEALERRALARLAIPDPYA from the coding sequence ATGACCCCGGACAAGCAAACGCCGGTCGCGGCCGGCGTCGATCTGGATATCGACGTGATGGTCGAGGCTGGCGGCTGGGCCGACGAGGCGGCGCTGCGCGCGCTGGTCGAGCGGGCCGTGCCGGCAGCATTTGCCGAGGCTGAGGTCGAGGGCGGCGAAGGTGTCGAGCTCAGCCTCGTCTTCACCGATGACGAGGCGATCCAGAAGCTCAACGCCGAATGGCGCGACAAGGACAAGCCGACAAACGTGCTGTCGTTCCCGGCGTTTCCCGTCGAGCCAGGCGATCCGTTGCCGCCGATGCTGGGCGATATCGTCCTTGCCTACGAGACAGTCGTGCGCGAGGCTGAGCTTGAGCAAAAGCCGCTCGAAAACCACATCACCCACCTCATTATCCACGGACTCCTGCATCTTTTGGGGTATGATCACGAGACCGATGACGAAGCGGAAGAGATGGAAGCGCTGGAGCGGCGGGCGCTCGCGAGGCTTGCCATTCCCGATCCCTACGCGTAA
- a CDS encoding hemolysin family protein produces MNEKQETAATPEPGPAAKASDQAEDEPSTTAASTAAHDIQAERPSFIERLSRFFRQRSNGSNIREEIADALAETGSDADSFSPGERAMLNNILRLREVRVEDVMVPRADIEAIELGTTLGELLGLVEQSGHSRMPVYVETLDDPRGMVHIRDVLAHITRGARVKKGRSRKAQSADAPLDLAQVDLNRTIGELNLIRTVLFVPPSMLASDLMQRMQATRTQMALVIDEYGGTDGLVSLEDIVEMVVGDIEDEHDDDEPMITQAGDGVYVVDGKAEIEEVAKVLGEEFSPGEHAEYVDTIGGLIFNALGRVPSRGEVVQAIPGFEFHVLDADPRRVKRVRIVHSLKSERRRRAKAEQA; encoded by the coding sequence ATGAACGAGAAGCAAGAGACTGCCGCCACTCCCGAGCCGGGACCTGCGGCCAAGGCCTCCGACCAGGCCGAAGACGAGCCTAGTACGACCGCGGCGTCGACCGCGGCGCATGACATCCAGGCCGAGCGGCCGTCCTTCATCGAGCGGCTGAGCCGATTTTTCAGGCAGCGCAGCAACGGCAGCAACATCCGCGAGGAAATCGCCGATGCGCTGGCCGAGACAGGCAGCGACGCCGATTCCTTCTCGCCCGGCGAAAGGGCGATGCTCAACAACATCCTGAGGTTGCGCGAAGTCCGCGTCGAGGACGTCATGGTCCCACGCGCCGACATCGAGGCGATCGAGCTCGGCACCACGCTGGGCGAACTGCTGGGCCTTGTCGAGCAGTCGGGACATTCGCGCATGCCGGTCTATGTCGAGACGCTCGACGATCCCAGAGGCATGGTCCATATCCGCGACGTACTGGCCCACATTACCCGTGGCGCTCGCGTCAAGAAAGGCAGGTCGCGCAAGGCGCAATCCGCCGACGCACCGCTCGACCTTGCCCAAGTCGACCTCAACCGCACGATCGGTGAACTCAACCTCATCCGCACCGTTCTGTTCGTGCCGCCGTCGATGCTCGCATCCGACCTGATGCAGCGCATGCAGGCGACACGCACCCAGATGGCGCTGGTCATCGACGAATATGGCGGTACCGACGGCCTGGTTTCGCTCGAGGACATCGTCGAGATGGTCGTCGGCGACATCGAGGACGAGCACGACGACGACGAACCGATGATCACCCAGGCTGGAGACGGCGTTTATGTCGTCGACGGCAAGGCCGAGATCGAGGAAGTTGCCAAGGTCCTCGGCGAGGAGTTCTCGCCGGGCGAGCATGCCGAATATGTCGACACCATTGGCGGCCTGATCTTCAACGCGCTCGGCCGCGTGCCGTCGCGCGGCGAGGTGGTGCAGGCGATCCCCGGTTTCGAGTTCCACGTGCTCGATGCCGACCCGCGCCGCGTCAAGCGCGTCCGCATCGTCCACAGCCTCAAGAGCGAGCGCCGCCGTCGCGCCAAGGCTGAACAGGCGTGA
- the lnt gene encoding apolipoprotein N-acyltransferase, with protein MERLAGRIILLWGWKRALLAFVAGAIAVLAQAPYDFFAAGFVSFPVLVWLLDGAVADRPAGFLRRLKPAFATGWWFGFGYFLAGLWWIGGALLVEADSFAWALPFAVVGIPLILSFFYGFAAALARLLWSDGIGRIFALALAFGLTEWLRTFLFTGFPWNPIGFAMMPMPLFMQSVTVVGVVGMNVLAVFVFAVPALLADRRNLRLGAALAVILVAAHAGFGYYRLSRPAPPADRTINVRVVQPNIDLSEKWDGRVRDRIFATMLELSRETPKPGAKKPDLIVWPETSVPFLFTERPDALVALGEVLDDGQMLMAGVVREEGGSGSDPLYYNSVVSINDKGEIVDAIDKVHLVPFGEYIPFADLMARVGLTQLVAGPMNFAAGANRHPLALPGGLKATAFICYEIIFPGMVAVDAASSQIMVNVTNDAWFGDTPGPYQHFRQSQIRAVENGMPVLRAANTGISGIIDPSGRVVDALAMNVRGTIDFSLPVANSAAALMPLSRVNGFLIMFFVAVAASGLKLRQRLRAN; from the coding sequence ATGGAGCGTCTTGCCGGGCGGATTATCCTGCTGTGGGGATGGAAGCGGGCGCTGCTTGCTTTTGTCGCCGGCGCCATCGCTGTTCTGGCACAGGCGCCCTATGATTTCTTCGCCGCCGGATTTGTCTCCTTTCCTGTCCTGGTCTGGCTGCTCGATGGCGCTGTTGCCGATCGTCCTGCCGGCTTTCTGCGCAGATTGAAGCCGGCCTTCGCCACCGGCTGGTGGTTCGGTTTCGGCTATTTCCTCGCAGGGCTCTGGTGGATCGGCGGGGCGCTGCTGGTCGAGGCCGACAGTTTTGCCTGGGCGCTGCCTTTCGCCGTCGTCGGCATTCCGCTGATCCTGTCGTTCTTTTATGGCTTTGCCGCAGCCCTTGCCCGGCTGTTGTGGAGCGACGGCATCGGCCGCATCTTCGCGCTCGCCCTGGCCTTCGGACTGACCGAATGGTTGCGCACCTTCCTGTTCACCGGCTTTCCCTGGAACCCCATCGGTTTCGCCATGATGCCGATGCCGCTGTTCATGCAGAGCGTCACTGTTGTCGGCGTCGTGGGTATGAACGTGCTGGCGGTGTTTGTCTTTGCAGTGCCGGCACTTCTGGCCGACCGGCGAAACCTCAGGCTGGGCGCAGCGCTTGCAGTGATCCTGGTCGCCGCCCATGCGGGCTTCGGCTATTACAGGCTGTCGCGGCCAGCGCCGCCGGCGGACAGGACCATCAATGTCCGTGTTGTCCAACCCAATATCGACCTCAGCGAGAAGTGGGATGGACGCGTCCGCGACCGCATCTTCGCCACCATGCTGGAACTGTCGCGGGAAACGCCCAAGCCGGGCGCGAAGAAGCCGGACCTGATCGTCTGGCCCGAGACCTCGGTGCCATTCCTGTTCACCGAAAGGCCAGATGCGCTCGTCGCCCTCGGCGAAGTGCTCGATGACGGCCAGATGTTGATGGCGGGTGTGGTGCGCGAGGAGGGCGGCAGCGGCTCCGATCCGCTCTATTACAACTCCGTCGTTTCCATCAACGACAAGGGCGAAATCGTCGATGCCATCGACAAGGTGCATCTCGTGCCGTTCGGCGAATACATCCCCTTCGCCGACCTGATGGCACGCGTAGGGCTTACCCAGCTCGTCGCCGGGCCGATGAATTTTGCCGCCGGCGCCAACCGCCATCCGCTGGCTTTGCCCGGCGGGCTCAAGGCCACAGCCTTTATTTGCTACGAAATCATTTTTCCCGGCATGGTGGCAGTTGACGCAGCGTCAAGTCAGATTATGGTAAATGTCACGAACGACGCGTGGTTTGGCGATACGCCGGGACCGTACCAGCATTTCCGGCAGTCGCAGATCAGGGCGGTCGAGAATGGAATGCCGGTCCTGCGCGCGGCCAACACGGGAATTTCCGGCATAATCGACCCAAGCGGGCGAGTTGTGGATGCACTTGCGATGAATGTTCGCGGCACCATCGATTTCTCGCTTCCGGTGGCCAACTCCGCCGCCGCCTTGATGCCGCTTTCGCGCGTTAACGGTTTCCTGATCATGTTCTTTGTTGCCGTTGCGGCAAGTGGCTTGAAGCTCAGACAGAGGCTCAGGGCGAATTGA
- a CDS encoding helix-turn-helix transcriptional regulator, whose protein sequence is MEKENKKKPNPTDVHVGGRIRLRRNMLGMSQEKLGESLGITFQQIQKYEKGTNRVGASRLQAIASILSVSVSFFFEDAPGQEGEHKGLAEDASANFVVDFLSSAEGLQLNRAFARISNPKVRRKVIELAKVLADDEDQ, encoded by the coding sequence GTGGAAAAAGAAAACAAGAAGAAACCAAATCCGACCGACGTACACGTCGGCGGTAGAATTCGCCTGCGACGCAACATGTTGGGAATGAGCCAGGAGAAGCTCGGAGAAAGTCTGGGAATTACCTTTCAGCAGATCCAAAAATACGAAAAAGGCACAAACCGAGTCGGAGCGAGTCGCCTTCAGGCCATCGCCTCGATCCTCAGCGTTTCGGTCTCCTTCTTCTTCGAGGACGCACCGGGACAGGAAGGCGAGCACAAAGGGCTCGCGGAAGACGCCTCCGCAAACTTCGTGGTCGACTTTTTGTCGAGCGCCGAAGGCCTGCAGCTCAACCGCGCCTTTGCCCGCATTTCCAACCCGAAAGTGCGACGCAAGGTCATCGAGCTGGCTAAGGTTCTGGCCGACGACGAAGACCAATAA
- the metK gene encoding methionine adenosyltransferase has protein sequence MSRQNYLFTSESVSEGHPDKVCDRISDEIVDLVYREAKKTGMDPWKVRVACETLATTNRVVIAGEVRVPDTLLKKDKNGAVLKDAAGHPVINPSKFKAVARKAIRAIGYEQAGFHWKTARIDVLLHGQSPDIGQGVDSAADRQGEEGAGDQGIMFGYACRETPDLMPAPIYYSHKILELLAAARHEGKGDAGQLGPDAKSQVTVRYQDGKAHEVTQIVLSTQHLDGSWDSGKVRKVVEPYIREALGDLEIANDCNWYINPTGKFVIGGPDGDAGLTGRKIIVDTYGGAAPHGGGAFSGKDTTKVDRSAAYAARYLAKNVVAAKLADRCTIQLSYAIGVAQPLSVYVDLHGTGKVDEAVLEDSLREVMDLSPSGIRRHLDLNKPIYAKTSSYGHFGRKAGRDGSFSWEKTDLVKAIKDAVSSKDAVAA, from the coding sequence GTGTCGCGGCAGAACTATCTCTTCACTTCCGAATCCGTTTCCGAAGGCCACCCGGACAAGGTGTGCGATCGCATTTCCGACGAGATCGTCGATCTCGTCTATCGTGAAGCCAAAAAAACCGGCATGGATCCGTGGAAGGTCCGCGTTGCCTGTGAAACGCTGGCAACGACCAACCGCGTCGTGATCGCCGGCGAAGTTCGTGTTCCCGACACCCTTCTCAAGAAGGACAAGAACGGCGCGGTCCTCAAGGACGCCGCCGGCCACCCGGTCATCAACCCGTCCAAGTTCAAGGCAGTGGCCCGCAAGGCCATCCGCGCCATCGGCTACGAGCAGGCCGGCTTCCACTGGAAGACCGCCCGCATCGACGTGCTGCTGCACGGCCAGTCGCCCGACATCGGCCAGGGCGTCGACAGCGCCGCCGATCGCCAGGGCGAAGAGGGTGCCGGCGACCAGGGCATCATGTTCGGCTACGCCTGCCGTGAGACCCCCGATCTGATGCCGGCGCCGATCTATTACAGCCACAAGATCCTCGAGCTGCTGGCTGCTGCCCGCCACGAAGGCAAGGGCGACGCCGGCCAGCTTGGTCCTGATGCCAAGAGCCAGGTCACCGTGCGCTACCAGGACGGCAAGGCGCACGAGGTCACCCAGATCGTGCTCTCGACCCAGCACCTCGACGGCAGCTGGGATTCGGGCAAGGTCCGCAAGGTGGTCGAGCCGTACATCCGCGAGGCGCTAGGCGATCTCGAGATCGCCAACGACTGCAACTGGTACATCAACCCGACCGGCAAGTTCGTCATCGGCGGTCCTGACGGCGACGCCGGCCTGACCGGCCGCAAGATCATCGTCGACACCTATGGCGGCGCAGCCCCGCATGGCGGCGGCGCGTTCTCGGGCAAGGACACCACCAAGGTCGACCGTTCGGCAGCATATGCCGCGCGCTACCTCGCCAAGAACGTGGTTGCGGCCAAGCTTGCCGACCGTTGCACCATCCAGCTGTCCTACGCCATCGGCGTTGCCCAGCCGCTGTCGGTCTATGTCGACCTGCACGGCACCGGCAAGGTGGACGAGGCGGTTCTGGAAGACTCGCTGCGCGAGGTCATGGACCTGTCGCCGTCGGGCATCCGCCGTCATCTCGACCTTAACAAGCCGATCTACGCCAAGACGTCGTCCTACGGCCATTTCGGCCGCAAGGCCGGCCGCGACGGTTCTTTCTCGTGGGAGAAGACCGACCTGGTGAAGGCCATCAAGGACGCTGTGTCCAGCAAGGATGCGGTCGCCGCGTAA
- a CDS encoding tRNA (guanine(46)-N(7))-methyltransferase TrmB — protein MEQEPRRSRMSEAFFGRRRGKPVRPHQAVALEKGLARFGIDLAAPAPADLRTLFEAPVSHVRLEIGFGGGEHLRHIAANNPDAGFIGVEPFVNGMAKMMTVLDETPQLNIRLYDDDATQLLDWLPEASLDGIDLFYPDPWRKKKHWKRRFVSPVNLDRFARVLKVGAKFRFASDIDTYVNWTLLHCRAHGAFDWQAADASDWHTPYEGWTRTRYEAKAIRENRTPAYLTFVKA, from the coding sequence ATGGAACAGGAACCGCGCCGCAGCCGCATGAGCGAAGCCTTTTTCGGGCGGCGGCGCGGTAAACCTGTCCGTCCGCATCAGGCCGTCGCCCTTGAAAAGGGCCTCGCCCGCTTCGGCATCGATCTCGCCGCACCTGCACCCGCCGACCTGCGCACCCTGTTTGAGGCGCCGGTGTCGCATGTGCGGCTCGAAATCGGCTTTGGCGGTGGCGAGCATCTTCGCCACATCGCCGCCAACAATCCCGATGCCGGCTTCATCGGCGTCGAGCCCTTCGTCAACGGCATGGCCAAGATGATGACGGTGCTCGACGAGACGCCGCAGCTCAACATCCGCCTCTATGACGACGACGCCACGCAGCTGCTCGACTGGCTGCCGGAGGCGTCGCTCGACGGCATCGACCTGTTTTATCCCGACCCGTGGCGGAAGAAGAAGCATTGGAAGCGCCGCTTCGTCAGCCCGGTCAATCTCGACCGCTTTGCACGGGTGCTGAAGGTTGGTGCGAAGTTCCGCTTCGCTTCCGACATCGATACCTATGTCAACTGGACACTGCTGCATTGCCGGGCGCATGGCGCGTTCGACTGGCAGGCGGCCGACGCGAGCGACTGGCACACGCCCTACGAAGGCTGGACCCGCACGCGCTACGAGGCCAAGGCCATCCGTGAGAACCGCACGCCGGCCTATCTGACATTCGTCAAGGCTTAG
- a CDS encoding sensor histidine kinase: MIRTKTYSLRRRLLLWLLVPLVALGLIALADTYNEAVDTANAVSDRVLAGSALAIAERVVVAENGSLEVDIPYVALEMLTSAAQDRVFYRVDGPEGFITGYQALPVIDGLHPEESGYSDSSFRGEPIRLTSLSRAASTGATSIPFVVTVAETTIARTQLAQTILLRSALRLAILIGSAAAIVWFAVTFSLRPLYRLRDAIAERNPDDLHPIEQSVPKEVRGLVDTVNSFMGRLGSALGAMRHFTGNASHQLRTPLTIMRTQLALASRAHSLEEARRAARIGDEAVAHAERVIAQLLLLAKVDQAASERLKSLGAVDLTDLAQTLTADRVTHAHAAGIDLGFEGEEALYVRGEPMLLSEMIRNLIENALAYAGSGAEATVKVLRDGDDVVLEVEDTGPGIPAAELETVRQRFVRGRLGDQPGAGLGLPIVEEIASLFGGRLELAARTEGRGLRVRVVFTGVEG; the protein is encoded by the coding sequence ATGATCAGGACCAAGACCTATTCGCTGCGCCGCCGGCTGCTGCTCTGGCTCCTGGTGCCGTTGGTAGCGCTCGGCCTGATCGCGCTGGCCGACACCTATAACGAGGCGGTCGACACTGCGAATGCCGTCTCCGACCGCGTGCTGGCCGGTTCCGCGCTTGCGATCGCCGAACGCGTCGTGGTGGCCGAGAACGGTTCGCTCGAAGTCGACATCCCCTATGTCGCGCTGGAGATGCTGACGTCGGCGGCCCAGGATCGCGTGTTCTACCGCGTCGACGGACCCGAAGGCTTCATCACTGGCTACCAGGCCCTGCCGGTCATCGACGGCCTGCATCCGGAAGAAAGCGGCTATTCGGATTCGAGCTTCCGCGGCGAACCGATCCGGCTTACCTCGCTCTCCCGCGCCGCCTCGACAGGCGCGACCTCGATTCCCTTCGTCGTCACCGTGGCTGAGACGACCATAGCGCGCACCCAACTGGCGCAAACCATCCTGCTGCGCTCGGCGCTGAGGCTCGCGATCCTGATCGGCAGTGCCGCGGCCATCGTCTGGTTCGCCGTCACCTTCTCGCTGCGTCCGCTCTATCGGCTGCGCGATGCCATCGCCGAGCGCAACCCAGACGACCTTCACCCGATCGAGCAGTCGGTGCCCAAGGAAGTGCGGGGGCTGGTCGACACCGTCAATTCCTTCATGGGCCGGCTTGGCTCCGCGCTCGGCGCCATGCGCCATTTCACCGGCAATGCCAGCCACCAGCTGCGCACGCCGCTTACCATCATGCGCACCCAGCTCGCACTTGCCTCGCGCGCGCATTCGCTGGAGGAGGCCCGCCGCGCCGCCCGCATCGGCGACGAGGCAGTGGCCCATGCCGAGCGCGTCATCGCCCAGCTTTTGCTGCTCGCCAAGGTCGACCAGGCAGCCTCCGAACGTCTTAAAAGCCTCGGTGCGGTCGACCTCACCGACCTTGCCCAGACGCTCACCGCCGATCGCGTCACCCACGCGCATGCCGCCGGCATCGACCTCGGTTTCGAGGGCGAAGAGGCGCTCTATGTGCGCGGCGAGCCCATGCTGCTCAGTGAGATGATCCGCAACCTGATCGAGAACGCGCTCGCTTATGCCGGCTCGGGCGCCGAGGCTACGGTCAAGGTATTGCGCGACGGCGACGACGTGGTGCTCGAGGTCGAGGACACCGGCCCCGGCATCCCCGCGGCCGAGCTCGAGACCGTGCGTCAGCGTTTCGTCCGCGGCCGTCTGGGAGACCAGCCGGGAGCTGGCCTCGGCCTTCCCATCGTCGAGGAAATCGCCTCGCTATTCGGCGGCCGGCTGGAACTCGCCGCCCGCACCGAGGGACGCGGACTGAGGGTGCGGGTGGTGTTTACAGGGGTCGAGGGCTGA
- a CDS encoding response regulator transcription factor, translating into MRILVVEDNATLAGGLAAVLKGSGYAVDVVGDGASAVAVLATERFDLVILDLNLPEMDGLDVLRTMRGRQHDAAVLILSARHSLDERVKGLDLGADDYMVKPFDVGELEARVRTLLRRRAGLKAATVSFGEVQLDLNTRSFSSRGAAIDIPARELALLETLFMRAGKVVAKQAIIESLAGFDEDLSANAIEQYVSRLRKRLAPYGLTVRTARGIGYYLEKLPSP; encoded by the coding sequence GTGCGCATTCTGGTGGTCGAGGACAATGCCACGCTGGCCGGCGGGCTGGCGGCGGTGCTCAAGGGCAGCGGCTACGCCGTCGACGTGGTCGGCGACGGCGCCTCGGCGGTCGCCGTTCTCGCCACCGAGCGTTTCGACCTCGTCATACTTGACCTCAACCTGCCGGAGATGGACGGCCTCGACGTCTTGCGCACCATGCGCGGCCGCCAGCATGACGCCGCCGTGCTGATCCTGTCGGCGCGCCACTCGCTCGACGAACGGGTCAAGGGCCTCGACCTCGGTGCCGACGACTACATGGTAAAGCCGTTCGACGTCGGCGAACTGGAAGCGCGGGTGCGCACTCTGTTGCGCCGCCGCGCCGGCCTCAAGGCCGCCACGGTCAGCTTTGGCGAGGTCCAGCTCGACCTCAACACGCGCAGCTTCTCGTCACGTGGGGCGGCAATCGACATCCCGGCGCGCGAACTGGCGCTGCTCGAAACGCTGTTCATGCGCGCCGGCAAGGTCGTCGCCAAGCAGGCGATCATCGAATCGCTCGCCGGCTTCGACGAGGATTTGAGCGCCAACGCCATCGAGCAATATGTCAGCCGCCTGCGCAAACGGCTCGCGCCCTATGGGCTCACGGTGCGCACGGCGCGCGGCATCGGCTACTATCTCGAAAAGCTGCCCAGCCCCTGA
- a CDS encoding ABC transporter substrate-binding protein, with translation MRLAVLIAFICLASPALAEVTVFPALNGDTQARTLIVYSSLDAPLAKPMIDGFQKANPDVAVRYEDLLTTEIYDRVVAETDEGRGTADIAFSSAMDLQVKLANDGYAQESRLPLSDLWPRWANWRDTAYALTFEPAVFVYHKPSFRDSPPPATRGQLVDFLRAQGDRVYGRIATYDIERSGVGFMFMARDQEQYPDIWSVIRTMGAAGVKLYSTSGAILERIADGRFVLGYNILGSYAADWAARDPNVGIVLPKDYTVVMSRIGLVPAAARSPDLGRRYLEYFMSAEGQTVLARQLHIAAVNPEVSGENTANRMQEVLGGQLRPVPVSPGLMVYLDQVKRSRVIERWNEALRSP, from the coding sequence ATGCGCCTTGCCGTCCTCATCGCCTTCATTTGTCTCGCATCGCCCGCACTTGCCGAGGTGACCGTCTTTCCGGCGCTCAACGGCGACACGCAGGCGCGTACGCTGATTGTCTATTCGTCGCTCGACGCACCGTTGGCGAAGCCGATGATCGACGGCTTCCAGAAGGCCAACCCAGATGTCGCCGTGCGCTACGAGGATCTTCTGACGACCGAGATTTACGACCGCGTCGTTGCCGAGACCGACGAGGGCAGGGGCACCGCCGACATCGCCTTTTCGTCGGCGATGGACCTGCAGGTCAAGCTTGCCAATGATGGCTATGCCCAGGAAAGCCGCCTGCCGCTGTCGGATCTGTGGCCGCGCTGGGCCAACTGGCGCGACACCGCTTATGCGCTGACCTTCGAGCCGGCGGTCTTCGTCTACCACAAGCCGAGCTTCAGGGATTCGCCGCCACCGGCGACGCGTGGCCAGCTGGTCGATTTCCTCAGGGCGCAGGGCGACAGGGTCTATGGCCGCATCGCCACCTACGATATCGAGCGCTCGGGCGTCGGCTTCATGTTCATGGCGCGCGACCAGGAGCAATATCCCGACATCTGGTCGGTCATCCGTACCATGGGTGCAGCCGGCGTGAAGCTTTATTCGACCAGCGGCGCGATCCTCGAGCGCATCGCCGATGGCCGCTTCGTGCTCGGCTACAACATCCTGGGCTCCTACGCCGCCGACTGGGCGGCGCGCGATCCCAATGTCGGCATCGTATTGCCCAAGGACTATACGGTGGTGATGTCGCGCATCGGGCTTGTACCCGCCGCCGCGCGCTCACCCGACCTCGGCCGCCGCTATCTCGAATATTTCATGTCGGCCGAGGGCCAGACGGTTCTGGCACGACAGCTGCATATCGCTGCAGTCAACCCGGAGGTGTCGGGGGAGAACACCGCCAACCGCATGCAGGAGGTGCTGGGCGGGCAATTGCGGCCGGTGCCCGTCAGTCCGGGTCTGATGGTCTATCTCGACCAGGTCAAGCGCTCGCGCGTCATCGAGCGCTGGAACGAGGCGCTGCGCAGCCCCTGA